The Corynebacterium simulans genome contains a region encoding:
- a CDS encoding peptidoglycan D,D-transpeptidase FtsI family protein, which produces MVVLVILGGRLAWVQLVWGPDLAAKAVAQRSRVYIDSARRGEIVDRNGQRLAYTMKSRSLTVSPTRLREELREQEEIEATGEDSFDSMDEASRNKFLDDKVESRLKEMAEGIPDKIKAAGLSTGDVNSKHILDKLHADTQYEVLVRNVDPDVAVKIAEEYHGLAADEQQIRQYPNGAIAENVIGKVSMDGQGQFGFEASGDSTLTGIDGSSTEDVSTGGQAIPGTLRDQVPATDGKNVTLTLDLDLQTFVQQKLEKARVNSKAKNAQAVVLDVATGEVLAMANTGTIDPNKDIEKQLKEDKAFDNRSVSHPYEPGSVAKVITAAAALQEGVTTPDEVHQVPGSIDMSGVTVNDAWQHGVEPYTTTGIFGKSSNVGTLMLAQKLGQERYAKYLETFGLGETTGIELPNESAGLVPAQEQWSGGTFANLPIGQGQSWTTLQMASVYQALANGGERIEPRIISSITGPGGEKEKLDEPRKTRVVSEETAKTTVDMFRAVFQKDPNGVQNGTAGDNNIEGYQLSGKTGTAQKVDEKTGAYSNSAYWITFAGIAPADDPRFVVAIMLDEPQSGVNDNGSGGQSAAPVFKDIASWLLNRDNIPPSKPAPELTLRAQ; this is translated from the coding sequence ATGGTCGTCCTCGTTATCCTGGGCGGGCGCCTAGCCTGGGTACAGCTCGTGTGGGGCCCGGATCTTGCCGCGAAGGCGGTGGCACAGCGTTCCCGTGTCTACATCGACTCCGCCCGCCGCGGCGAGATTGTTGACCGCAACGGCCAGCGCCTTGCCTACACCATGAAGTCCCGCTCGCTGACCGTTTCCCCGACCCGCTTGCGCGAAGAGCTGCGGGAGCAGGAAGAGATTGAGGCAACTGGCGAGGATTCTTTCGACAGCATGGACGAAGCCTCCCGCAACAAGTTCTTAGATGACAAGGTTGAGTCCCGCCTGAAGGAGATGGCTGAGGGCATCCCAGACAAGATCAAGGCTGCGGGCCTTAGCACTGGCGACGTTAATTCCAAGCACATCCTCGATAAGCTCCACGCTGATACGCAGTACGAGGTCTTGGTCCGCAACGTCGATCCTGACGTTGCCGTAAAGATCGCCGAAGAGTACCACGGCTTGGCTGCCGACGAGCAGCAGATCCGCCAGTACCCTAACGGGGCAATCGCCGAAAACGTCATCGGTAAGGTTTCCATGGATGGCCAAGGCCAGTTCGGTTTCGAGGCCTCCGGCGATTCCACACTGACCGGTATCGACGGCAGCTCCACCGAGGACGTTTCCACCGGTGGCCAAGCCATCCCGGGCACCCTGCGCGATCAGGTTCCAGCTACCGATGGCAAGAACGTCACCTTGACCCTCGACCTAGACCTGCAGACATTCGTCCAGCAAAAGCTCGAAAAGGCCCGCGTGAACTCCAAGGCGAAGAACGCCCAGGCAGTCGTTCTCGACGTCGCTACCGGCGAGGTTCTTGCCATGGCTAACACGGGCACCATCGACCCAAACAAGGACATTGAAAAACAGCTCAAAGAAGACAAGGCCTTCGACAACCGCAGCGTGTCCCACCCTTATGAGCCAGGTTCCGTTGCCAAGGTGATCACCGCCGCTGCCGCATTGCAGGAAGGCGTCACCACTCCGGACGAGGTCCACCAAGTCCCGGGCTCCATCGACATGTCCGGTGTGACCGTCAACGACGCGTGGCAGCACGGCGTCGAGCCGTACACCACCACGGGTATCTTCGGTAAGTCTTCCAACGTCGGTACCCTGATGCTCGCCCAGAAGCTGGGCCAGGAGCGCTACGCCAAGTATCTCGAGACCTTCGGCCTTGGCGAGACCACCGGCATTGAACTGCCAAATGAATCCGCAGGCCTCGTACCGGCTCAGGAACAGTGGTCCGGCGGCACCTTCGCCAACCTGCCCATCGGCCAGGGCCAGTCCTGGACCACCCTGCAAATGGCCAGCGTCTACCAGGCGCTTGCCAACGGCGGCGAGCGCATCGAACCGCGCATTATTTCCTCCATCACCGGTCCAGGCGGCGAAAAGGAAAAACTCGACGAGCCGCGCAAGACCCGCGTGGTCAGCGAGGAAACCGCGAAGACCACCGTCGATATGTTCCGCGCCGTGTTCCAGAAGGATCCAAATGGCGTCCAGAACGGCACTGCGGGCGACAATAACATCGAGGGCTATCAGCTTTCCGGTAAGACGGGCACCGCCCAGAAGGTCGATGAGAAGACCGGCGCCTACTCCAACTCCGCGTACTGGATCACTTTCGCGGGCATCGCGCCTGCCGACGACCCTCGTTTCGTCGTCGCCATCATGCTCGACGAACCGCAGTCGGGCGTCAACGACAACGGTTCCGGCGGCCAGTCTGCCGCGCCGGTGTTCAAGGACATCGCCAGCTGGCTGCTCAACCGCGACAACATTCCACCGTCCAAGCCCGCGCCGGAGCTGACCCTGCGCGCTCAATAA
- the murD gene encoding UDP-N-acetylmuramoyl-L-alanine--D-glutamate ligase gives MSAAFDSAAFDSAASPEALPDSLRGSILVAGAGVSGRGCASVLLRLGADVVVADGNADSRARLEADLSVTTIDAATANPTDYSLVVTSPGWAPTSPLLLAAAAAGVEVIGDVELAYRLDAAGVFGAPRTWLAVTGTNGKTTTTGMLAAIMAADEQRSGKRSQAVGNIGTSPFDALAASPRVDVLVAELSSFQLHWSSQLRAEVGVLLNLADDHLDWHGSFHAYAEAKAKVLAGAHAVIGRDDFQVREYADAAAERGALSPDTHAFTHTIPNDGEVGVIDGQLVINNVAGVSATVIDDVTALQPSGMAGILDAAAAACAALLAGAEPSSITEGLESYTVAGHRGELVHRHNGIAFIDNSKATNPHAAEAAMRGLNNVVWVAGGQLKGADVSDLLDAHAERLKAAVVMGVDKQVLYDALQQRGVATTVIESTDPLKAMEEAVTVAVQHAEPGDTVLLAPAGASLDMYQGMAQRGDFFAAAAQRIAR, from the coding sequence ATGTCCGCTGCCTTCGATTCCGCTGCTTTCGATTCCGCGGCCTCGCCCGAGGCTCTGCCTGATTCCTTGCGCGGGAGCATCTTGGTCGCCGGCGCGGGCGTGTCCGGCCGCGGCTGCGCGAGCGTACTTCTGCGTCTCGGCGCCGACGTCGTGGTGGCCGATGGCAACGCGGATTCCCGCGCACGCCTAGAGGCCGATCTTTCTGTCACCACAATCGACGCCGCCACCGCCAACCCCACCGATTACTCCCTCGTGGTTACCTCTCCGGGCTGGGCACCGACCTCGCCGCTTTTGCTCGCAGCAGCCGCGGCCGGGGTAGAGGTCATTGGCGATGTCGAGCTGGCCTATCGTCTTGATGCCGCCGGCGTCTTCGGCGCACCGCGCACCTGGCTTGCCGTCACGGGCACCAATGGCAAGACCACAACCACCGGCATGCTGGCCGCAATCATGGCCGCCGATGAGCAGCGCTCCGGAAAGCGCTCCCAAGCTGTCGGAAACATCGGCACCTCGCCATTCGACGCCCTAGCCGCCAGCCCACGCGTGGATGTCCTCGTCGCTGAGCTTTCCTCCTTCCAGCTGCATTGGTCCTCCCAGTTGCGCGCGGAGGTTGGTGTTCTTCTCAACCTCGCCGACGACCACCTCGATTGGCACGGTTCCTTCCACGCCTACGCTGAGGCCAAGGCAAAGGTGCTTGCCGGCGCCCACGCGGTCATCGGCCGCGATGACTTCCAGGTCCGCGAATACGCCGATGCCGCCGCAGAACGCGGCGCGCTTTCTCCAGACACCCACGCTTTTACCCACACCATTCCGAATGATGGGGAAGTAGGCGTCATCGACGGCCAGCTCGTTATTAACAACGTGGCAGGCGTTAGCGCCACCGTCATCGACGATGTCACCGCCCTTCAGCCCTCTGGTATGGCGGGCATTCTCGACGCCGCAGCCGCCGCCTGCGCCGCTTTGCTCGCCGGTGCCGAGCCGTCCTCAATCACCGAGGGCCTCGAAAGCTACACCGTCGCCGGTCACCGCGGCGAGCTAGTGCACCGCCATAACGGCATCGCTTTCATCGACAACTCCAAAGCCACCAACCCCCACGCAGCCGAGGCCGCGATGCGCGGGTTGAACAATGTGGTGTGGGTCGCTGGCGGTCAGCTCAAAGGCGCCGACGTCAGCGATCTTCTCGACGCCCACGCGGAAAGGCTAAAAGCAGCGGTTGTAATGGGCGTCGACAAGCAAGTGCTCTACGACGCCCTCCAGCAGCGTGGAGTTGCCACCACCGTCATCGAATCCACCGATCCCCTAAAAGCAATGGAGGAGGCGGTCACCGTCGCCGTGCAACACGCCGAACCCGGCGATACCGTCCTTTTGGCGCCGGCTGGGGCATCGTTGGATATGTACCAAGGCATGGCACAGCGCGGTGACTTCTTCGCCGCAGCCGCCCAGCGCATCGCACGTTAA
- the rsmH gene encoding 16S rRNA (cytosine(1402)-N(4))-methyltransferase RsmH, whose translation MTAQDNNSAVNYDVADNHGHVPVMRERMAQLLEPSVAGDNAVLIDGTLGAGGHTEYFLNKFPNVRVIGVDRDGASLAAATERLAPFGDRFVGVNARFDDVCAEIERAEGTIFDVAREHGIAGALFDLGVSSMQLDQVERGFAYKTDAPLDMRMDPSHGITAADILNTYSHGDLARILKTYGDERFAGKIASAVLKEREKEPFSNSERLVELLYATIPAATRRTGGHPAKRTFQALRVEVNRELEAIEQVIPVITDALTVGGRAVFMSYQSLEDRIVKQAFAELTKSKTPAGLPMDLPGTAPKFKTVTRGAEKASAEEIEENSRAASVRVRAIERLEGEPSLHPPGGTS comes from the coding sequence ATGACGGCTCAGGACAATAACTCGGCAGTAAATTACGACGTAGCGGATAATCACGGCCACGTGCCGGTTATGCGTGAGCGCATGGCACAGCTGCTAGAACCTTCTGTTGCGGGCGATAACGCAGTGCTTATCGACGGCACCTTGGGGGCCGGCGGGCACACCGAGTACTTCTTGAACAAGTTCCCCAATGTCCGCGTAATTGGTGTCGATCGCGATGGTGCCTCCTTGGCAGCAGCCACCGAACGCCTTGCGCCCTTCGGAGATCGCTTCGTCGGCGTCAATGCCCGCTTTGATGATGTGTGTGCAGAAATCGAGCGCGCAGAGGGCACGATTTTCGACGTCGCGCGTGAGCACGGAATCGCCGGAGCGCTCTTCGATTTGGGCGTTTCCTCGATGCAGCTTGACCAAGTCGAGCGCGGTTTTGCTTATAAGACCGACGCGCCTTTGGATATGCGCATGGACCCTTCGCATGGGATTACCGCTGCGGACATCCTCAATACTTATAGCCACGGCGATTTGGCGCGCATCTTGAAGACCTACGGCGACGAACGCTTCGCCGGAAAGATTGCCTCCGCCGTCCTCAAGGAGCGCGAGAAGGAGCCCTTTAGCAACTCTGAGCGCCTCGTTGAACTGCTTTATGCCACCATCCCGGCTGCCACCCGCCGCACTGGCGGGCACCCTGCAAAGCGCACTTTCCAGGCGCTGCGCGTGGAGGTTAACCGCGAGTTGGAGGCAATCGAGCAGGTTATTCCTGTCATCACTGACGCGCTCACCGTTGGCGGGCGTGCGGTGTTCATGAGCTATCAGTCGTTGGAAGATCGCATCGTCAAACAGGCTTTTGCCGAGCTGACGAAGTCGAAAACTCCCGCCGGTTTGCCAATGGATCTGCCGGGTACCGCTCCGAAGTTCAAGACCGTCACCCGCGGTGCGGAAAAGGCGAGTGCCGAAGAGATCGAGGAAAACTCCCGCGCTGCTTCGGTTCGCGTCCGTGCTATCGAGCGTCTTGAGGGCGAGCCTTCGCTGCACCCACCGGGAGGCACGTCATGA
- a CDS encoding DUF3040 domain-containing protein has translation MSLSEHEQQALREIERSLMQDDPKFGSSVTGDSGFGNGGAITLRGVALIVVGLLLMVGGVALAQQSLWFVALSVLGFLVMFGAGVWMLRGRKEAVSYSAPRRPAGNRQGVSSRLEENFRRRFE, from the coding sequence GTGTCGCTTTCCGAGCACGAGCAGCAGGCACTGCGTGAAATTGAACGATCCTTGATGCAGGATGATCCCAAGTTTGGTTCCTCCGTTACGGGTGACTCCGGCTTTGGTAACGGCGGCGCCATCACCCTGCGCGGGGTTGCCCTCATCGTTGTTGGCCTTTTGCTGATGGTTGGCGGCGTAGCTTTGGCGCAGCAGTCACTGTGGTTTGTGGCCTTGTCTGTGCTGGGCTTCCTCGTGATGTTCGGTGCTGGCGTGTGGATGCTGCGCGGCCGTAAAGAGGCTGTTAGCTATAGCGCGCCGCGCCGCCCGGCTGGCAACCGTCAAGGCGTGAGCTCCCGCCTTGAGGAGAACTTCCGCCGCCGTTTCGAATAA
- a CDS encoding UDP-N-acetylmuramoyl-tripeptide--D-alanyl-D-alanine ligase has translation MIALTLQEIADITGGRLDCVEDPSAQVTGFVEFDSRKVTPGGLFLALPGARVDGHDFAEKAVASGAVAVLAARPVGVSAIVVEPKGKVEGDGANADIYANDEDGSAAAVIEALSALARAVTQRLATNSALNIVGVTGSAGKTSTKDLIATIFRAAGETVAPPGSFNNEVGLPYTALRCDEHTEYLVAEMSARGIGHIRHLTNITAPKVGVVLNVGSAHLGEFGSRENIAQAKGELVEALPSAKDGGVAVLNADDPFVAGMAPRTDAKVVYYSAVDKQGSNAQYYATQVQLDDVARASFMMHTPDAQPLPVKLQVFGVHQVSNALAAAAAAIELGLSAELVANALSGHRIASEHRMDVRNRRDGVTLIDDSYNANPDSMRAAIAALAYTAAARPDARSIAVLGEMGELGEDALDSHRQLGSELAKYHVDHLVAVGTSVNTRAMAEAAQAKGINTSICADVDDAAKIVDGLLRTAPVGVDDWPNRDAKDVVLVKASNAQRLWLVAEKLNQS, from the coding sequence ATGATTGCATTGACCCTTCAAGAAATCGCTGACATCACTGGCGGTCGCCTCGATTGCGTGGAAGATCCTTCCGCGCAGGTGACAGGATTCGTCGAATTCGATTCCCGCAAAGTCACCCCGGGCGGGCTTTTTCTCGCACTGCCGGGTGCCCGTGTAGACGGCCACGATTTTGCAGAAAAAGCAGTCGCATCCGGGGCAGTTGCTGTGCTGGCGGCACGTCCTGTTGGCGTGTCGGCTATCGTCGTTGAGCCGAAGGGCAAGGTCGAAGGCGACGGCGCTAACGCTGACATTTATGCCAACGATGAAGACGGCTCAGCCGCCGCAGTCATCGAGGCTTTGTCCGCACTGGCACGCGCGGTCACGCAGCGCCTAGCTACCAATTCCGCCCTCAACATCGTGGGCGTGACCGGCTCAGCCGGCAAGACCTCCACCAAGGATCTCATCGCCACTATCTTCCGCGCAGCGGGGGAGACCGTCGCGCCTCCGGGCTCTTTTAACAACGAGGTCGGCCTGCCCTATACCGCTCTGCGTTGCGACGAACACACCGAATACTTGGTGGCTGAGATGTCCGCCCGCGGTATCGGCCACATTCGCCACCTCACTAACATCACCGCACCGAAGGTCGGTGTGGTCTTGAACGTCGGCTCCGCCCACTTGGGCGAGTTCGGCTCCCGCGAGAACATTGCCCAAGCCAAAGGCGAACTCGTCGAGGCCCTGCCGAGCGCAAAAGACGGCGGTGTCGCTGTGCTCAACGCGGACGATCCTTTCGTCGCCGGCATGGCGCCGCGCACGGATGCGAAGGTGGTCTACTACTCGGCCGTGGATAAGCAAGGCTCCAATGCACAGTACTACGCTACGCAGGTCCAGCTTGACGACGTCGCTCGTGCCTCGTTCATGATGCATACCCCAGACGCGCAGCCGCTGCCGGTGAAACTGCAGGTCTTCGGCGTGCATCAGGTCTCCAACGCCTTGGCCGCCGCTGCAGCTGCCATCGAGCTGGGGCTTAGCGCCGAGCTGGTAGCCAATGCCCTGTCTGGCCACCGCATCGCGTCGGAGCACCGCATGGACGTGCGCAACCGTCGTGATGGTGTCACGCTCATCGATGACTCCTACAATGCAAACCCAGACTCGATGCGTGCGGCCATCGCCGCGCTGGCTTATACCGCGGCGGCGCGTCCCGACGCCCGTTCCATCGCCGTGCTCGGCGAGATGGGAGAGCTCGGCGAGGACGCACTGGACTCGCACCGCCAGTTGGGCAGTGAGCTGGCGAAGTACCACGTTGACCATCTGGTGGCCGTGGGCACTAGCGTCAACACGCGGGCGATGGCGGAAGCGGCACAAGCAAAGGGTATAAATACTAGTATCTGTGCCGATGTTGATGACGCCGCAAAAATTGTTGACGGCCTTCTGCGTACCGCGCCAGTAGGCGTGGACGATTGGCCAAATAGGGACGCCAAAGATGTCGTCCTTGTCAAAGCTTCGAATGCCCAACGCCTGTGGCTCGTTGCAGAAAAGCTCAACCAGAGCTAG
- the mraZ gene encoding division/cell wall cluster transcriptional repressor MraZ: MFLGTYTPKLDDKGRLTLPAKFREELAGGLMVTKGQDHSLAVYPREEFAARARKAAAVSRTNPDARAFIRNLAASADEQRPDGHGRITLSAAHREYASLKKECVVVGSVDFLEIWDAAAWAEYQAQTEDAYSAADADDVLAGLL; this comes from the coding sequence ATGTTTCTCGGTACCTACACTCCCAAGCTCGATGACAAAGGGCGGCTAACGCTTCCAGCGAAGTTCCGTGAAGAGCTGGCGGGTGGCCTCATGGTCACCAAAGGTCAGGACCATTCCTTAGCGGTGTACCCGCGTGAGGAGTTTGCGGCGCGAGCGCGAAAAGCGGCGGCGGTATCTCGTACGAACCCAGATGCGCGTGCGTTTATCCGTAACTTGGCAGCAAGTGCGGATGAGCAAAGGCCAGACGGGCATGGGCGGATCACGCTTTCAGCAGCCCACCGCGAGTACGCAAGCCTCAAGAAGGAGTGCGTGGTTGTCGGTTCGGTGGACTTCCTCGAAATCTGGGACGCAGCCGCATGGGCTGAGTACCAGGCGCAAACTGAAGATGCTTACTCGGCGGCAGACGCCGATGACGTACTCGCTGGCTTGCTTTAG
- the mraY gene encoding phospho-N-acetylmuramoyl-pentapeptide-transferase — protein sequence MTQIIIAGVVSFLVAIFITPLLIRYFSDAGKGQEIREDGPKSHLRKRGTPTMGGLAILAGITVGYLTVGIYGQVTGHGGFTFSGILVLCLTLGLGGLGFADDFIKLFKQRNLGLNKTAKLVGQLALALAFGLLCLQRPDDTGLTPGTTKLSFVRDIETFDFAVGPTIVGIVVFLIFMYILIAAWSNAVNLTDGLDGLAAGTTAIVMGAYTIMTFWQFRNSCATEFTAGCYQVRDPLDLAVLTAAGLGGCLGFLWWNAAPAKIFMGDTGSLALGGLVAGISVTSRTELLMIIIGALFVIETVSVVIQIVVFRTTGKRFFRMAPIHHHFENGGWAETAVVVRFWLIAAMAAMAGVAIFYGDWLADSGIGLVG from the coding sequence GTGACACAGATCATCATCGCTGGTGTGGTCAGCTTTCTCGTAGCGATTTTCATCACCCCACTGCTCATCCGCTATTTCTCGGATGCTGGCAAGGGGCAGGAGATCCGTGAGGACGGCCCAAAGTCGCACCTGCGCAAGCGCGGCACCCCGACCATGGGCGGCCTGGCCATTCTGGCAGGAATCACGGTGGGCTACCTGACGGTGGGAATCTACGGGCAGGTGACCGGCCACGGTGGCTTTACCTTCTCCGGAATCTTGGTCCTGTGCTTGACTCTGGGCCTCGGCGGCTTGGGTTTTGCCGATGACTTCATCAAGCTTTTCAAGCAGCGCAACCTGGGCCTGAACAAGACCGCCAAATTGGTGGGGCAGCTCGCCCTCGCATTGGCTTTTGGCCTGCTGTGCTTGCAGCGCCCGGATGACACTGGCCTGACGCCTGGTACCACGAAGCTGTCCTTCGTTCGCGATATTGAGACTTTCGACTTCGCGGTTGGCCCGACCATCGTGGGAATCGTCGTGTTCCTGATCTTCATGTACATCTTGATCGCGGCGTGGTCGAACGCCGTGAATCTGACCGATGGTCTGGACGGTCTCGCAGCCGGCACCACCGCGATTGTCATGGGTGCGTACACCATTATGACCTTCTGGCAGTTCCGCAACTCTTGCGCCACCGAGTTCACCGCTGGCTGCTACCAGGTCCGCGACCCGCTGGATCTCGCGGTTCTCACCGCCGCTGGCCTGGGCGGCTGCCTGGGCTTCTTGTGGTGGAACGCGGCACCAGCGAAGATCTTCATGGGCGATACCGGCTCCCTCGCACTTGGTGGCCTAGTCGCTGGCATTTCCGTGACCAGCCGCACCGAACTGCTGATGATCATCATCGGCGCGCTCTTTGTCATTGAGACTGTCTCCGTCGTCATCCAGATCGTGGTCTTCCGCACCACCGGCAAGCGTTTCTTCCGTATGGCCCCAATTCACCACCACTTCGAAAACGGTGGCTGGGCAGAGACCGCAGTGGTTGTGCGTTTCTGGTTGATTGCCGCCATGGCTGCAATGGCCGGCGTTGCTATCTTCTACGGCGACTGGCTTGCTGATTCCGGTATCGGGTTGGTGGGCTAG
- a CDS encoding UDP-N-acetylmuramoyl-L-alanyl-D-glutamate--2,6-diaminopimelate ligase has protein sequence MSVDLESLATIGGGRVIGDETVTVSSCSLDSKAIAAGGLFAALPGTRVHGAQFAGGTEAAAILTDETGLQHLQEAGERRPTIVVEDIRAVLGLIAAEIYEHPTKSLTVIAVTGTSGKTTTSYLLEAGLLHAGYKVGLIGTTGTRINRKPVPTKLTTPEAPTLQELFARMLAEGVTHVVMEVSSHALELGRVRGTHFKVGGFSNLSQDHLDFHPTMEDYFEAKAALFDGPQSAASAVICVDDEWGKRMLERAAGKPRTVVATTAAEQAQQLADAVDATLVTATQTGTEVTGEQHVDMNFAGQQHSFELPMPGKFNIANAALATGMAAAVGVDVEQFLAGIERVAVPGRMERIDRGQEFVAVVDYAHKPAAVAAVLDTLRGQLEGTDGRLAVVVGAGGDRDSSKRPLMGAAAAERADLVVVTDDNPRSEDPATIRASVIEGARKASASTDIREVGSRAAAIDEAVRWAMPGDAVIVVGKGHEVGQIIGDETVHFDDREELARALDEKLAGNAPQENARYGDTVEKEQA, from the coding sequence ATGAGCGTAGACCTAGAAAGCCTCGCTACTATCGGCGGCGGGCGCGTTATCGGTGACGAGACCGTCACTGTTTCCTCCTGCAGTCTCGACTCCAAGGCGATTGCTGCGGGCGGCCTCTTTGCAGCGTTGCCCGGAACCCGCGTGCATGGCGCCCAGTTCGCCGGCGGCACCGAAGCAGCGGCGATCCTCACCGACGAAACCGGCCTGCAGCACTTGCAGGAAGCAGGGGAGCGCCGCCCCACCATCGTGGTCGAAGACATCCGCGCCGTGCTGGGGCTCATCGCCGCAGAAATCTATGAGCACCCGACGAAGTCGCTGACCGTCATTGCGGTCACCGGCACCTCCGGCAAGACGACCACCAGCTACCTGCTTGAGGCGGGCTTGCTCCACGCTGGCTACAAGGTCGGTCTCATCGGCACCACCGGCACTCGTATCAACCGCAAGCCGGTTCCCACCAAGTTGACTACCCCGGAAGCACCGACGCTGCAGGAGCTGTTCGCACGCATGCTCGCGGAGGGGGTTACCCACGTGGTCATGGAGGTTTCCTCCCACGCTCTCGAGCTGGGCCGCGTGCGGGGCACACACTTCAAGGTCGGCGGTTTCAGCAACCTCAGCCAAGATCACCTTGACTTCCACCCGACGATGGAGGATTACTTCGAGGCCAAGGCCGCGCTTTTCGACGGCCCGCAATCGGCCGCCTCCGCCGTTATCTGCGTCGACGATGAGTGGGGCAAGCGCATGCTGGAGCGCGCCGCCGGTAAGCCGCGCACCGTGGTTGCCACCACCGCAGCAGAGCAGGCACAGCAACTGGCCGACGCCGTTGATGCAACTCTGGTCACCGCGACCCAGACCGGCACCGAGGTCACTGGCGAGCAGCATGTGGATATGAACTTCGCTGGCCAGCAGCATTCCTTCGAGCTGCCGATGCCAGGAAAATTTAATATTGCCAACGCTGCGCTGGCCACGGGCATGGCGGCCGCCGTTGGCGTTGACGTCGAGCAGTTCCTGGCCGGCATCGAGCGCGTGGCCGTTCCAGGCCGCATGGAGCGTATCGACCGCGGCCAGGAATTCGTCGCCGTGGTTGACTATGCCCATAAGCCGGCCGCAGTCGCCGCCGTTCTCGATACTCTGCGTGGCCAGCTCGAGGGAACCGATGGGCGCCTCGCGGTGGTTGTCGGCGCCGGAGGCGACCGCGACTCCTCCAAGCGCCCACTGATGGGTGCTGCCGCCGCAGAGCGCGCGGACCTCGTCGTGGTCACTGACGATAATCCGCGCAGCGAGGACCCAGCCACCATCCGCGCATCCGTCATCGAGGGCGCACGCAAGGCTTCAGCTTCCACTGATATCCGCGAGGTCGGCTCGCGCGCCGCCGCCATCGACGAAGCAGTCCGCTGGGCCATGCCTGGCGACGCCGTCATCGTCGTAGGCAAGGGGCACGAAGTCGGCCAAATCATCGGCGATGAGACTGTTCACTTCGACGACCGTGAGGAGCTCGCACGCGCTCTCGACGAAAAGCTAGCCGGCAACGCGCCACAGGAAAATGCGCGGTACGGTGACACTGTGGAAAAGGAACAAGCATGA